GCTACCCGTACATTCTCACGAGCTATCGCGTCACCGAGATGTCGGGAATCATGACGCGCTACGTGCCGTGGCTGGCGGAATTGCAGCCCGCCGCGTTCTGCGAACTCGATCCCGAACTCGCGGTCGAGAAAGGCATCAAGAGCGGCGATTGGGTCACGCTGTCGACGGCACTGGGAGAGATCGAGGTGCGGGCGCTGGTGAGCGGACGCATGCGCCCGCTGCGGCTCGGTAAAGGGCGGCGCGTGCACACGATCGGCGTGCCGTACAACTACGGCAACATGGTAGCGCTCGCGCAGGGCGACTCCGTTGGGACGCTGATCCCGATCTCGCTCGATCCCAACGTCTCGATCCATGAATCGAAATCGCTGACCTGCAACATCCGCCCCGGCCGCCGCCCACAACATCATCGCAATGCGATCGACGAGCCGATACCGGCCGATGAGCGCAGTCCGTTCGGTCAGCCGGAAGGCAAATGGATGGGCGCGAGGCAGGGCGGCGGCCGGCTGCACGAGGGCAAAAAGTAATGTCGCAAGCAACGGGGTTTTTCACCGATACGACCTTGTGCATCGGGTGCAAAGCGTGCGAGGTTGCATGCAAGCAGTGGAACGAGCTACCCTCCGACGGGTTCGAGTTCACCGGCGACTCGTACGACAACACGTCGGAGCTCTCGGGTACGACGTGGCGGCACGTCGCCTTCATCGAGCAGAACACCGCCGACGAAGCCGGGGTACATTCGCGCTGGCTGATGAGCAGCGACGTGTGCAAGCACTGCACGAACGCGGGATGTTTGGAAGCGTGCCCGACCGGCGCGATCATCCGCAACGAGTTCGAGTCGGTCTTCATCCAACCCGACATCTGCAACGGGTGCGGATATTGCGTGGTTTCGTGCCCGTTCGGCGTGGTCGACCTGATCGAGAAGTTCGATCCGCACGGATCGCGCTACAACCTCGCCTCATTGGTCGAAGCACGGCGCGAGGAGAATAAGACCGCACTCCAGGGCAGCGGCGGGATCGCCGGCAAGTGCACGCTCTGCTACGATCGGCAGAAGGTCGGCTTCGTGCCGGCCTGCGCCAAGGCATGCCCGACCGACTCGATTCAATTCGGCAACGTGGACGAACTGCGCGAGCGCGCCCGCAAACGCGTCGACACCTTGACCGAGCGCGGCGTCGCCGCTCAGCTCTACGGCGCCGATGACGTCGGCGGCGGGGTTGGCCCGCTCAACGCGTTCTTCTTGCTCACCGACCGTCCCGAGACATACAATCTCCCCACGGCACCCGTGCTTCCGTCCACGCGTCAGCCGGCCGCCTACACCGCCGCCGCCGTAACCGTGCTCGGACTCGCGCTCGCCGGATGGATGATTTTCCGCAATGAGTGATGTGCTGATGAGTGATCTGCTCGAACCCCCGGGCCGCGAAGACGTAACGCCCACCTATTACGATCGGCCGCTGCTCAAAGGGCCGAATTGGGGATGGAGCGTCGTCACCTATCTCTTCCTGGGCGGTTTGATGGGTGGACTGGGTTTGATCCAGCTCCTCGCCGACTCGAGCGATCCGAACGAACGGATGCTCAAGCGCACAGCACGCGTGAGCGCATTCATTCTGGCGGCCGCCAACCCGGCCATTCTCACCTCGCACTTGGGCCGTCCCGAGCGCTTCCTGCACATGCTGCGCATCGCAAAGCTCAAGTCGCCGATGTCGGTTGGCGTGTGGGGATTGGTTTTATATTCCGGCGCAGCCGGCGCAAACACGATCCGCGAACTGGCGGTGAGCGGTGCGCTGCCGCGCTGGATGCGCTTTCTCGCGCCGGGCTTCTTGGCGCCGCTGCAGGCGCTGCTCGGCGGGTACATCGCCAGTTACACCGGCGTGCTGCTCTCCGCGACGGCCAATCCGCTCTGGAGCTCGGGCAAACGCCACATTCCCGCCGCATTTGTCGCCTCCGGCTTAACGTCCGCGTGCGCGCTTTCGAATCTGCTCAGCATTCTCGAAGGCAACGATCGCGTCACGCGCAGACTCGAGCGACTGGAGATGATCGCAGGCGCCACCGAACTCGCGATCCTCACCCACTTCGAGAAGCACGCCGGGTATTACGGAAAACCGCTCTTCACGGGCGCACGCGGCGAACGCCTGCGCACCTACACGCGCGGCGTCGGCATTCTCGCTCCGATGGCGCTCAATATTTTGGGCACCGTGCTGCCGCTGCCCAAGCCGGTCGACGCCGTGCGCGGAGCGATCGCGTCCGTCCTCACGCTGGTCGGCGGCTACATCTTGCGCGAGTCGATGATCGAGGCCGGAAAAGATTCCGCGCGCGATCCCCGCGCGGCGTTCGTCCAGCCGGCGTGATCGACGACGGCGTGGCCGCCGACGCGCGCGCCGGGCGCACCGTCGAAACCGCGGTCACCCGGTACGAGGGCTCGCACGCTCAACGCGCCTTCGATCGCGTCGTCACCGAGGAACCGCTCGAACTGCGTCTGGTGGCCGGCTCACGAACGCACACGCTCGCGGTCACGATGCGCACGCCGGGGAACGACTTCGAACTCGCCGCCGGTTTCGTTGCCAGCGAGCGCATCGTTCGCGCGCGCGAAGCGATCGCCGGCGTCAGCTATTGCGTCGACCCGGCGATCGACAGCGAGCAGCGCTTCAACATCGTCAACATCGAGCTGCGCTCGCCCTCGCTGCCCGATCTCACCCGTTTCGAACGTCACTTCACGATCAACAGTTCCTGCGGCGTTTGCGGCCGCGCGAACCTCGAAGCCCTGGCCGATTTGGGCGTCGAGCCGGTACGCGACGACGTTCGGGTGCCGATCGCACGGCTTTACGAATTACCCGACCGCGTGCGCGAGGCGCAACGCATCTTTTCGCTCACCGGCGGCCTCCACGCCGCCGCGCTCTTCGACTCGCGCGGCGCCGTCCTCGCGGTTCGCGAGGACGTTGGGCGCCATAACGCGGTCGACAAACTCGCCGGTTGGGCGTTTCTCGAAGGCCGCTCGCCGGCCGGACAGATCCTTTTCGTGAGCGGCCGCGCGAGCTACGAGATCCTGCAAAAAGCGGCGGTGGCGCGTATTCCCATCGTTGCCGCCGTCTCGGCGCCGAGCAGTCTCGCCGTCGACTTGGCGCGCGCCTTCAACATCACGCTGGCCGGATTCGTGCGCGGCGAGCGCGCAAACGTCTACAGCGTGCCGGAGCGCATCACGGCTTAGGGGCCCGCGCGTTACCGAGCAGCCGCTCGAGCGCGGCGATCACGTCGCCGATCACGGCCGGACGGCTCAACGTCACCGACGCACCGAGCCGCGGCGGCACGCCGCTTCCGATCGCGATCAGCGGGACGTTGCGTTCCCGGCTGAAGGCACGAAATTGCACAGCGGCCTTGTTCGAGAGCGTGTCGGGTGCGGAGAGCACGACCGCATCGAACGGCTGCGCATCGGCAGTCGCGAGCACCTCTTCGATGCTCGACGCGGCGAGAACGCGGTAGCCCGCCTCTTGAAGTCCGTAGGCGAGAAACGAACGATCGCGTTCCGGGTCGAGCAGCAAAATCGTACGCGGCGCAAAACGGCGATCGGCTTTGCGCGGCAACACGACGGTGAAGGTGCTGCCGTTGCCTTCTTCGCTTTCGACGGCGATGGTGCCGCCGTGCAGCTGCACGAGCTGCTTGGTCAGGAACAGGCCGAACCCGGTTCCCGAGATCCGCATCTTGCGAGCGTTCGACGCGCGCGTGAAGCGGTCGAAGACCCGCGAAAGCTCGCCCAGCGGAATGCCGATGCCGTAATCGCGCACGACGATCGTCACCGTCTCGCGGCCGCCTGTAGCCGTGACCGCGGGATCCGGTCCTTCGGGCGTATATTTTATGGCGTTATCGATCAGATTGCTGAAGACTTGGCGCAAGCGGTCTTGATCGCCGGTAATATGGACGTCCCCTTCGATGAGCAACGCCACCGTGCGGCGGTCCTTCTGCTGGGTGACGATCGAGTCGAGCAATTCAGCGAGGTCGACCTCGCCGAGCTGCAGCACCACCTCGTTGCGTTCCAGGCGCGAGAGCGTGAGCGTGTCGGTCGCCAGCTCCGAGAGCTGCAGCGCCGATCCTTTGATCGTTTCGAGAAAATCGCGTTGCTCGTCGTTGACGTCGCCGACCTCACTCGTCAAATCGGCAAATCCCACGATCGAAGTCAGCGGCCCGCGAAAGTCGTGCGCCAGCATTGCGATCAAGTCGCTCTTGGTCTGATTGAGTTCCAAAACCGCGCTGCGCCGCTCCTCGACCTCGTGATAGAGCGAGACGTTGCGAAGAGCCACCGCAAAATATTCCGCGATCAGATCGAAAACGAACAAATCGGTATTGCGCAGCGTCCGGCCGGCTCGAGGCCGCATCTCGAGCACGTAGCGCGCCTCTCCGAATCGGCCGCTGTAGGCGATCGTCCGCATTGCGCCATCGTCGACGACGCGGACGCGCTCCTTGACCGCGCGCTCGACCAATGAATCGGCTCGCCCGCGGTCCCAAATTGCCGATCCGAGCTCGTCGACCCCGACGCAGATGCCATCGTCGTCCACGGCAAGCACGCGCGCCTCGGTTCCGAGCAGTTGCGAGGTGACCTCGCGAACCGTGCTCACGACGCTGGTCGTATCGAGCGTGGTGAAGAGCCGGCGCGCGGCGCGGGTGAGCAGCAAGAGCCGGTCGTGCTCCTCGGCGAGCGCCGACGTGCGTTCGACGTCGGCGGTGATGTCGCGCTCGATCGAGATCCAATGAGTCACCGATCCGGCGGCATTGCGGATGGGGTGGAGCGAAACCTGATTCCAATACGTCGAGCCGTCTTTCCGATAGCTCGCGATCTCTGCCTGAGCCGGCATCCCGCTCGCGACTGCCTCGCGCGCCACCTGCATCCCATCGTCGTCCGGCATGCCTTTGCGGAAGAACGCGAGTTCGCGACCGATCGACTCCTCCGGCGTGTACCCGGCCTGGGCGACGAACGCGTCGTTCGCGTACGAGAGAACGAGCTCACCGTTTTCGGCAACGGTGTATACGAGAATGACGTCGCCCGCGGCGTTCATCGCTCCGAGCAACAGCGCGATCTCTCGCTCCTGCGCTTTGCGCTGTGTCACCTCGAGCGCGATCGCGTGGAGGCGCTCCTCGCCCGCGTCTTCGCTGACGTCGATGCGCAGTTCAACCGGGTAGCTCCTACCATCGCGCCGAACGAGTTCAACCTCTCGTACGACTTCCTCGCGCTTGCGCCCGCGCGCGATAATGTCGCGCACGTCCGCGCCGGTCAAATTCGGAATCACGTCGTAGACCGACATCCCCACCAGCTCCGCGATCGAATAGCCGAGGCGTTCGCACGCGCCGCGCGAGGCGAAAAAGATGGTCAGCGACTTCGCGTTGACGACGAACAGGTCGACATGGGCGGCGTCGATGAGCGAGAGAAACCGCTTACGCGCCTCGAGCGGGTTCATCAACGCGTCCGCCAGCAGCCGTAACGTGTTGAGCTTGGCTTGGGTAATCGTTCGGGCAGCGTGGTCCATGACGCAAAGCGTCCCGATCGTGTAGCCGGACGGCGTCGTGAGCGGCACGCCGGCATAGAAGCGTACGTGCGGCTCGCCCTTCACCAGCGGGTTCTCGCGAAAGCGCGGGTCGGCGGAAGCATCGGTCACGACCGCCGGCTCACCCGATGCAACGACGTACGAGCAGAAGGCGACCTCGCGTGGCGTCTCGCGCACGTCGATCCCGCGGTAGGATTTGAACCATTGCCGGTGCTCGTCGACCAAGGAGATTGCGGCTATCGGCGCGCCGCTGACTTGTTGCGCGAGCTTGATGAACGGCTCGTACGCCGCCGCTTCTCGTGCATCGAGCAGCTGATACGAGTCGAGCGCCTCGAGCCGTTCCGCTTCGTTGGACGGGATCGGCGCGGGCTCTATCATCGGCTTGGAACCAGCTCGAGAAAATCCGCCAGTACCGTGTTGAAGGCCGGCGCATTATCGGCGTTGGCGACGTGACCCGCGTCCGGAATCACGGCGAACCGCGATCCCGCGATCCCCGCGGCGATCTCGCGCGAGAGCGCCGCGGGAGCAATCGTATCGTTTTCGCCGATGCAGACGAGCGCTTTGACGTCGATCGTTCCGAGCATCGAGCGGTAATCGCCGGTCCAGGTCGCTTCGGTCGCGGCGAGATATGACTCGACGCTCTTACACGACATCTGTTCGAGCGTCTGGCGTAAACGGGCCGGCGGCATCGCGCCCAGGCGCGACGCGCGCTCGCGCGCAAACGCCTCCATACTGCCTGCAGCACGCACGGCGCTCTTGATGCCGTCGGCATACATGCGCGCGTTTGGATAGCAGGCGAAACTTCCGAGAATTACCAGAGCGTCGATGCGCTCCCGCGCGATCTCCCAAAGTTCGAAGGCGACCACCCCGCCGAGACTGCAGCCGACGATCGTCGCCCGTTCGATGCCGCGTGAATCCATCGCCGCGAGCACGTCGGCTGCGTAGCCGCCGCGCGTGATGGCGCTCGGAGACGGTTCCGGCTTGGGCACGCCGTTGCCGCGCAGTTCGACGGCAATCGCGCGCGCGCAACCGGAGAGGGCGCGCACCTGCGCGTCCCAGATCGCCGCCGTCGAGCCGACGCCGTGCACGAAAACCAGCGCGGGTCCATGCGATCCTTCGTACCGGACCGCCGACGCGACGCCGTCGGACGCCTTCACCGGCATCGTTTCGATCACGCACGGTTCCTTTTGCGGGCGACGAAAGCGCGCACGTTTTCGAGCGAACGCGCGTTCAACACGTCCTCCTTGGTGAGCCCGGCACGCCGCGCCTGCCCCACGCCGAGTTCGATCGCCGGCAGATCCTCGATGCCGTGAGCGTCGGAATCGACGCTGAATGTCACGCCGAACTCCTTGGCGCGGCGAGCCAGCGGCGCGGGCAGATCGAGACGCAGCGCCTGACCGTCGATCTCGAGCGCGGTGCCGGTGCGAGCCGCAGCCGCGAAGACGGCATCGTGATCGAATTCGTACCCCGGGAAGCTTCCGAGCATCCGCCCGGTGGGATGTCCGATGATCGTCACGTAGGGATTTTCACACGCGCGGATGATCCGCGCGGTCATGGCCTCGCGCCCGATGTTGAACGCGGAGTGCACGCTCGCGATCACGACGTCGAGCTGCTGCAAGACCTCGTCATCGAAATCGAGCGAACCATCGGGAAGAATGTCGACTTCGCTTGCGCAGAGCGTGCGGATCCCGTGACGAGCGCCGATTTCCTCCGCAAGCGCGCGCTGCTCGCGCAGTTTCCCGGGATCGAGACCGTAACGCGCGCCGCGCCCCCACGAGTGATCGCTGATGGCGTGGTACTCGTAGCCGCGCGCCTTGGCGGCGGCGATCATCGCTTCGAGCGAATTGCGGCCGTCGCTCCACGTGCAATGCATGTGGAAGTCGCCGCGCACATCACCCACGTCGAGAAGCCTCGGGAGCGTGCCGTCCAGTGCGCGCTCGATTTCATCGAGTCCGCTGCGCAGTTCCGGCGGAATGTAGGCCATGCCGAGCGCAGCGTAGACGTCCTCTTCATCGGCGCAGGCGATCGCGTCGCCGGTTTCGAGATTCAGGATACCGTTTTCGCTGACGCGCAACGATTGGCGGACAGCGTACTCGCGCAACTTGATGTTATGTTCGCGCGAGCCGGTGAAATGCTGCAAAAGATTGCCGTAAAGATGATCCGGCAACACGCGCAGATCGATTTGAAACCCGTCGTCGAGCCAGATACTCGTTTTGGTCGGGCCTTCGGCGAGCACCGCCCGCGCGCGCTCCCACTTGGCGAAGTAAGCGGTGATCGCACCCGCGTCGGCGGCGGTGCAGACCAGATCGATATCACCGACGGTAACCTCTTGCCGACGCGCGCTGCCGGCGTAGGCGAGACGATGGTGCGGTGGGCCGGCGCGCAGGTAATCGATCGCCTCGCTCGCGATCGTAAGCGCGCGGGCGAGGGGCGCCCGCCGCTGCCGGCCTTTGTAGGCGAGGATGCCTCGCTTCCAGTTTTCGATCGTCTTCGGACCCATCCGCTTCACGCCCGCGAAGGCCTCGCGTGCGATCGCCTCTTCCAGATCCGCCAGCGAACCGATTTGAAAGTCGTTCCAGAGCGATGCCGCGGTCTTCGCGCCGATCCCGGAAACGCCGAGAACCTCGATGATCGTCGGCGGAAAGATCGCGTAGAGCTGGTCCAGCACGTCGGCCCCGCCGCGTTCGAGCAGTTGCGCGATGACGAGGGCAATCGACTTTCCGATGCCGGGAATCTTGGTAAGTTCGCCGGCCGCGGCGACGTCGCGCAGCGGCGGGGCGTTCTCGACCGAGGCCGCCGCCTTCTCGAACGCGGAATATTTGTAGAAGCTCTCGCCCGCCATTTCCATGAGCGTACGGATTTCCAGGAGCTTGTTCGCAATTTCAGCGTTGGAAAGCATCGATCGATAGGCCTCGTGGAGATACTTCGGCACGCACGGCGAAAACGCCCCCGATGCACATTCTGCGCATGCGCGACGCGGCGTACGAGAGGAACGGCGAGCAGATCGTAGCGCCGACCAGCCTCGACCTCGCGCCGGGGGAACGCATGACGCGCGTTTGCGCGAACGGACACGAAGCGGAAGCGCTCGCCATGATGGCGGCGGCACTCGCGCGCGCGACGAGCGGGTCGGTGACGATCGGCGAATACGACCCGCGCGTGCAGCCGGTGCACTGCAAGCGCATTGCGGCGTTCGTGCCGCACGATCCGCTCCCGCTCTCGCAAATGGACGCCGACCGTTACATTGCGTATCGTGCCGCGTTGTGGGACCTCGATCCCCTGCGCGCACGCGCGCATGCTCAACTCCTACTGGAGCGCCTGCACGGCCTGCACGAAGCCTTCGCCTATCCGGTGGTCGGCGCTCTCGTGCCCTCGCCGCAATTGCTCGTGCTCGATCGGCCGCAAGCTACATTCACGCCGGCGATTCTCGAGGCAGCCTCGGGATGCGCGGTCCTGATCGTGCAAGCGCAGGACCGCGCATGAGTCCCGGCGCGCTGATGGCGATCGTGAGCGCGCGGCTGCGCGCCGAACGGCGTTCGCTCGCATTCGCCTGTGCGAGCGCGGCGGTGGTGGGATTCGTGCAGCCGCACGGGATCGCGGCGATCACCGACCCGCTCACCGCCGACCTTGCGACGCGCAGTGTGTGGCTGGCCGGACCGATGTTCTTCTGCTCGACGATCGGTATCGCGCTCGCGCTCGCCCAAGGTCCCGGCCGTCACACGTATCTCGATACGACCGAACGCAGCGCACCGCTCTTTGGCCGTGAACTCGCGCGCGCCAAAGCGCTCGCACCCGTCTTGGCGGCCACGCTTTCCGCGCTCGTCTACTGGGCAGCGCAATACGTGAGCGGCTTCGCCGCGCCGCCAACCTTCTTCATCCTCGCGCTGGCCTGCGTGATCGCGAGCACGCTGGTCGCACTGAACGCGACGACGCGCAGCGGCGCTCGGCGTTTGGCGCCGATCGCGCTCGCGGCGGCGACGATCGCGATTGCTTACGTGCTCGCCGTATATGCGGACGCCTACTCAACGAAAAGCGGCGACGCCGTCGGCGTCGCCACTGAGCTGATCTTTTGTGCGCTCGCCGGATTCATCGCCCTGCGGCAATACGGCGAATCGCTCGCGCGTTACGAAGACTTCATCGGTCAAAGCTGAGGCTTTGCCCTATGCCGACAGCGCCGCCCCAGAGGCGGCGAGCTTTTCGAGCATCGTGCGGTTGAACTGGGGAAGATCCTCCGCGCCCCGCGTGCTCACCCAATTCGAATCGCCGACCGTCGGCTGATCGCGATAGAGCCCGCCGGCGTTACGAATGTCATCGGCGATCGAATGCGCGCCGGTCACCTGCCGGCTGCGCACGAGCTGCGCGGAGATCAGAACTTGCGCACCGTGTCCGACCGAGAAGATCGGCTTCTTGGCCGAATCGAACTCACGGACCAGCCGCTGCACTTCCTTGTTCATGCGAATCCGGTCCGGCGAGGTGCCGCCCGGGATCAAGAGCGCGTCGAAATCCTCGGCCGTGCAATCGGCGACCAGCTCTTCGGCCCGCAAGCTCTGCCCGTCGTCCAACCCGCGCTTTCCGCGGATGCGCGCGCGCGCCCGCTCGTCCAGGCCCACGATCGTAACGACCGCCCCGGCCTCCTCGAGCGCGCGCCGCGGCTCGAACAAATCCGCCTCTTCGAATCCATCACCGATCAGCGCGGCGATTCGCTTACCATCAACACCTTGCATCGTGGGGCCGATCTTTCGCCCTGTCCGCTAGAGTGTCCCACCCGTTTGCTGGACGGCCGCTCGAAGCAGGTAGGCAAGCTCGATTTCGATCTTCCCGAGCGCATCGAGCACCTCGTCGGCGGCGAGCGCTTGCAATGCGGGGTTGCGTTTGGTCATGTCGCCCTCGGGAACGCGATGGCGCGGATTGATCTCGCGCATGTAGATGCGAGCGTCGTAGCGGACCGGGCCTTCGGGCAAAAAGTAGAGCGGGTCGAGGCCGAAGGCATAGACTTCCAGCGAAAGGATCGCTGTTTTCTGGAGAAACTCGATCGGTCGCGTGCGCAGCGCATGCGCCAACCGCGCGAGTGCCGAGATGCCGATGCGTTCGCTCCCGGCAAGGACGGCGGCAAGACGGTCGAGCGGCAGGCCGATCGCTTCCGCCAAACGGCCGTGACTGACCTCACGCTCGGCGGCGAGCGCAGTCAGCCCGGCGCCAAAGGCCGCTCCTCCCGCCGTTCCAACGTGTCCGTCCCAGGCCGGTTCCGCTGCATTGATCATCGCGGGATCGGCTCCGAGGAAAGATAGATGCCGTCCTGCTCGATACGCACGTCGAACCGCGGAACGAACGCAAAATCACCCAGCGTCAGGTTTCCCGTGCGCAGATCGAAACACCAGGCATGCCACGGGCAGGTGACGGTGAGGCCCTCGACCCAGCCCTCGGCGATCGGACCGCCTTGGTGCGGACATGCGTTTTCCAGTGCGTAGACCGTTCCGTTCACATTGAACAGGGCGATTTCGTAGCGTCCGACGCGAACGGTTGCCGACGCACCGGGCGGCACCGCCGCGACGTCGGCGACGCGAATGAATTCCATCAAGCCGTGTAAATCAGTACAGCGACTTGATCAGACCGCCGTCGATCGCGATCGTTTGTCCGCTCACGTACCGCGCGGCCTCGCTGCACAGGAAGGCGATCATCGGCGCAAACTCCGCCGGCGTCGCGACGCGGCCGATCGGCACGTCGGCCTTTGCCGCTGCCGCTATCGCAGCTTCGTCCGGATACAGTTGACGCAGGCGATCGGTGAGCACGCGGCCGGTTGCGATCGAATTGACGGTGATGCCGTCTTTGGCGACCTCGATCGAGAGCGTCTTGAGCGCGGCGACGAGTGCGGTGCGAAACGCGTTCGAGAGCGTAAGGTTCGGGATCGGCTGTTTCACCGAAGACGACGTGAACGCAACGATGCGCCCCCACCGGCTCGCGGCCATGCCCGGCAACACGCCGTAAACGAGCTCGAGCATGCAGCGCAGGACGTTGCGATAGCCGGCATCCCAATCGTCGAGCGTCATTTTCGTGAACACGCCCGGTTTCGGACCGCCGCCGTTGAGTACGAGGATCTCGACGCCGCCGAACGCGTTGCTGACGTCGGCGACCAGTTTTGCAACGGATTTCGTCTCGCTCAAATCGACTTCGAACGCGCGCGCATCGGTCGCGCCCAATTCTTTCGCGCGCTTGGCGACGGCTTCCAGCCGCTCGCGCCGGCGCGCTGCAACCGCGAGGCTGACGCCTTCGGCGGCAAGCGCGAGCGCGACTGCTTCGCCGATTCCCGCGCTCGCGCCGGTGACGAGCGCAACGCGCCCACGAATGCCTAAGTCCACGACAACACCGTATTCCCGCCGCTCACGATCACGGCAACTCGTTCTCGGTCCCGCGGCACATACTTCTTTGAAAGCAGCGCCGCAAAGGCGGTTGCACCGCCGGGCTCGGCGAGCACGCGCGCGCGCTGCCACAGGGTTTCGCGGGCCGCGCGAATCTCGTCATCGCTCACCAGCACCGCGCGGTCGACGAAACGTTGCGCGATCGGATAGACCAGCGCCCCCAGTGCCCCGCCGGCGAGCGAATCGTTGGCGATGCTTCCCGTCGGCGCATCGACCGGACCCCCTGCGCGCAGCGCCCAATCCAACGTCGGCGCGCCCTCGGGTTCGACGCCGATGACCCGGATCCGGCCTCCATACCACGCTGCGATCCCGGCAATCAATCCTCCGCCGCCGACCGGAACCAGGACCGTGTCGATCGACGCGTCAGCGTCCTCGAGCTCTTTACCGAGCGAACCCGCGCCCAGAATGGTCTCGGCCTGATCGAAGGCGTGCACGGTGAGCGCGCCGCGCTCGGCGGCATCGGCGGTGCCGGCCTTGAGCGCGTCCGGATAGACGCCGGGCACGATCACGAGCTCGGCGCCGGTCGCGCGAATCCGCTCGATCTTCGCCGGTGACGACACCTCGGGCACGAAGATGCGGCACGCGATGCCCAGGCGCGTCGCGGCGTGCGCGACCGCCGCGCCGTGGTTACCTCCCGAAGCCGCGACGACGCCGGCCGGCGGCACCGCGCGAGTCAGAAGATTCGCAAACGCGCCGCGCGCTTTGAACGAACCGCTGACCTGCATCAGCTCGAGCTTGAGCAACGTGCCGTCGAGATCGAGTACCGGCGTGCGCCGGATGTACGGCCGGATGAGCGGCTCCATCGCCGCGATACGCTCGCGATTAAGCAATGGCGCCGATCGTTTGCGTGAGGGCGGTACTCAGGGCGTCGTACGCGGCGTCGAGGTACGC
The sequence above is a segment of the Candidatus Baltobacteraceae bacterium genome. Coding sequences within it:
- a CDS encoding type 1 glutamine amidotransferase domain-containing protein, encoding MQGVDGKRIAALIGDGFEEADLFEPRRALEEAGAVVTIVGLDERARARIRGKRGLDDGQSLRAEELVADCTAEDFDALLIPGGTSPDRIRMNKEVQRLVREFDSAKKPIFSVGHGAQVLISAQLVRSRQVTGAHSIADDIRNAGGLYRDQPTVGDSNWVSTRGAEDLPQFNRTMLEKLAASGAALSA
- a CDS encoding Rieske 2Fe-2S domain-containing protein, with product MEFIRVADVAAVPPGASATVRVGRYEIALFNVNGTVYALENACPHQGGPIAEGWVEGLTVTCPWHAWCFDLRTGNLTLGDFAFVPRFDVRIEQDGIYLSSEPIPR
- a CDS encoding SDR family oxidoreductase; the encoded protein is MDLGIRGRVALVTGASAGIGEAVALALAAEGVSLAVAARRRERLEAVAKRAKELGATDARAFEVDLSETKSVAKLVADVSNAFGGVEILVLNGGGPKPGVFTKMTLDDWDAGYRNVLRCMLELVYGVLPGMAASRWGRIVAFTSSSVKQPIPNLTLSNAFRTALVAALKTLSIEVAKDGITVNSIATGRVLTDRLRQLYPDEAAIAAAAKADVPIGRVATPAEFAPMIAFLCSEAARYVSGQTIAIDGGLIKSLY
- a CDS encoding threonine/serine dehydratase, with product MLNRERIAAMEPLIRPYIRRTPVLDLDGTLLKLELMQVSGSFKARGAFANLLTRAVPPAGVVAASGGNHGAAVAHAATRLGIACRIFVPEVSSPAKIERIRATGAELVIVPGVYPDALKAGTADAAERGALTVHAFDQAETILGAGSLGKELEDADASIDTVLVPVGGGGLIAGIAAWYGGRIRVIGVEPEGAPTLDWALRAGGPVDAPTGSIANDSLAGGALGALVYPIAQRFVDRAVLVSDDEIRAARETLWQRARVLAEPGGATAFAALLSKKYVPRDRERVAVIVSGGNTVLSWT